Proteins from a genomic interval of Asterias rubens chromosome 16, eAstRub1.3, whole genome shotgun sequence:
- the LOC117300840 gene encoding uncharacterized protein LOC117300840 has translation MRAGLLLALIITMAVPMSSAISPELIKMVGSLINSAVNEEGQVTIAGRVISYKAKGRVHSLKEPWVYDGTAWDISSGISEKAKHYKSKHGAIKNAMLQLLGRLKKEGIMKEEL, from the exons ATGCGAGCTGGACTTTTACTTGCACTGATCATTACAATGGCAG TACCCATGTCGAGTGCTATAAGCCCTGAGCTGATTAAGATGGTCGGTAGTCTCATCAACAGTGCCGTCAATGAGGAGGGACAG GTTACAATTGCCGGTCGAGTGATCTCCTACAAGGCCAAGGGTCGTGTTCACAGCCTCAAGGAACCGTGGGTTTACGATGGAACGGCGTGGGACATCTCAAGTGGAATCAGCGAGAAGGCAAAGCACTACAAGAGTAAGCATGGAGCCATCAAGAATGCTATGTTGCAGCTGCTTGGTAGACTCAAGAAAGAGGGCATCATGAAAGAGGAACTGTGA